The following nucleotide sequence is from Deltaproteobacteria bacterium.
CATGTTCAATACCAAGGCCAGGTCGGCGATGACTCCCGAGAGTTTGTAATAGAGAACCATAAACAGGACAACGAGTACTCCCCCGATAGCGGCCGCGCGAACCCCCCTTCGGATCGAGTCGCTTCCCAGGGAAGGCCCGACAATACTCTGGTAGCGAAACTCCACCGGAGCGGGCATGGCACCTGACCTCAACACGATCTGCAACTCCTGTGCTTCCTCGGGGGTGAAGTTTCCCGTGATCTGGCCCCTGTCCGTGATCTTTGACCGGATAACCGGAGCGGATTGCACCTTTCCCTCCAGAACGATGGCCAGGCGCTTGCCGATGTTCTTTCCGGTGAGCAGACCGAAGCGTTTAGCCCCCTTGGAGTTGAGCTCGAAGTTGACCGCGATCTGGCCGTACTCATCGTAACCCACCCGGGCGTCTTTGAGGTCTGCCCCCGTGACCTTGGCCTCCTTCTCAAGGAGAAATGCCACGGTTCTCCCGTTCTCATTGCCCATGAGAACCATTGTCCCATCGGGAATCTTCCCCCCATGGCGATCCAGCAGGGCCTGTTCATTGGGGGCGGTTTCAAGGACCATGTGAAAGCTCAACTGGCCTGTTCTCTCGATGATCCGCCGGGCGGCTTCAGGATCCTCAACCCCGGGCAATTCAACGATGATCCTGTTTCGCCCCATGGTCTGGATCGGGAGCTCTTTCACCCCTTCCGGGTTGATTCGCCTCTCGATCACCTCCCTGGCCTGTCTGACTGCGAGATCCGCGATCTGCTGCTTGGCCTCCTCCTTGAGTCTCAGCCTGAGGGTTTTGGCATCCTCCGCAGGAGTGTTCTCAACGATCCAGTCCGGGTAATACTTCTCAATCAGGCTCCTGCCCTGATCTTTCAACTCAGGGGA
It contains:
- the secD gene encoding protein translocase subunit SecD; the encoded protein is MEKSLKWRGLLVLVVTVVALLYLVPTLAKKVPKSWPRTFSKKISLGLDLQGGMHLDMEVRTDKAIENEVIRVKDDIRSLLNKKKIWARSVERKENNDIVIRFLSPELKDQGRSLIEKYYPDWIVENTPAEDAKTLRLRLKEEAKQQIADLAVRQAREVIERRINPEGVKELPIQTMGRNRIIVELPGVEDPEAARRIIERTGQLSFHMVLETAPNEQALLDRHGGKIPDGTMVLMGNENGRTVAFLLEKEAKVTGADLKDARVGYDEYGQIAVNFELNSKGAKRFGLLTGKNIGKRLAIVLEGKVQSAPVIRSKITDRGQITGNFTPEEAQELQIVLRSGAMPAPVEFRYQSIVGPSLGSDSIRRGVRAAAIGGVLVVLFMVLYYKLSGVIADLALVLNMIYILAVLAGFQATLTLPGIAGIVLTIGMAVDANVLIFERIREELRTGKTPRTAIEGGFSKALLTILDANVTTVIAAVVLFQFGTGPVKGFAVTLTIGIIASLFTALFVARLIFDFLTIRIGIKKVSI